Within the Danaus plexippus chromosome 25, MEX_DaPlex, whole genome shotgun sequence genome, the region aaatacttttaaaccgaaaaattttaaaaatatatattattaaaaagtaataaatgtatatattgtgaaattattagCGTTTGGACATATTAACAGTTTTATTCAATTCTATTTTGTGTACAttactttaatacaaatgtaactcatctgtaaattatataatctgtataaaGGCGActtgacatttataaattcaaatacgaGGGGgttgaaatacaatttttggCAATGACAATGAATTGTTATGGTACATAGAAgaagaaaaagtattttattaaggcCATATctaaaacaaccaaccaaaGTGTTTTTTCCATTCGACAACTCCTTTGTTTTTTCTCCTCATagtactcaagattataatcgTCCAACAAACATGACCAAGACTTTGGCAAAATATGCGTGGTTCCAGTGTGATTGAATACATAGTctataaaaaaagtgtttgtttgtaatgtGTGTGCAATAATATAGaaggattaaaaattattcttcgAAATAgacaaattaaacattatcataaatatgtcACGTAAGTAAGAATGATAAAATCActctaacaaaatataactctggtaaattataaaaacgatcaattaaaaatttatggtGTCCAAGAAAATACTAGtagttttcttaatattaagaatataaaattgtactttttgaataaatgtGGATGAGATGtcaattgaaattcaaatttgtGTTGTGGATAATTATCTGAATGGTGTCCTGGAACATTTATTGTGATTTAATAGTTATGTGTGAGGTCATAAACACATCTTGTTCCTCtacaagataaaataaatacattttgaagTTCAATGAGCTAATGGTACATAATGTTGTTGTTCTTCCCAGGCTACAATCACcacatatataaagtttatatagcaGATGGATTTGCGACTGATTGTGATGAACTGATTCATCGCTGCCTGCAGCTGTCCAAGTTGGATTATCAAGAGTTCTGCAAAATTTGGAAGGACCTGGACTTTAGCATGATTTTTCAGTATGTCTTATTATTTtcgaataacattattattgtcttTTTTAACCATTAACATAACTTGTCTAATGTCTTCTCAATTTACTGGGATCTCACACTGACCACGTTGTACGTCCATATAgcaatactttaatataagaaatatttaaaaatgcacAGTagcataaattattgttactgGAGTGAATAACTTCTAGggtaaatattagtaaataaattagcaATTCTCAATTTATTGCAGCGGTAGAAATTCAGGTGCAGAGATAGCAGAACTATCGGAAGAACTTGTGTATATAAGTAAACAATATCTGCtgaaaaatactgaaaatttTGAGGTAACAATATTCATTTACTCTAGTAAGAAAGTGTTATAGATTAATAAGACTTTCccaagttttattcatttaaatgtaactaatatttttcggatatactacgcgtgcttaaTGCTTATACGTACGAAAAACagtacaaaatccccgaggatatttgtgaaTCGGCCTCCAggccagacatatttatgtattcgcgaattttaaagcgcgttgtgatgatagagcttacggttctttaggaaaccaacatccccaaagaccataccagcAAGgtgaacaaatattacgagctcacaaatgAATTCACTCgtaataggttcgtcgtggatttatacgcggtagaagtggaagcgagaggtataacggctaaatctctctacaacctactaaaagacttgggcctgtctagaactaacatcaattcattcttggaacgtacttcaaAGGCAGcaccttaaacctacacctggatcGCAAGTCCCTGGCACcgttaaagctcctctccctgcatcgcgatggacccggcatccgcacggtgaatccatggaatccTAAGTTTCGTCTCTTGTAAaaacttttcagcaaccgtgatcacccATAATctcggttgctgaaaagtaaccgaaacgtcaggagtatgaagttttttacaaaaataaagcacgcgtagtatatccgaaaaatactagtttcatttaaatgtcataGGTTATTCAGTGATTtatctgaatatttatatcatacaaatatacaaaagtttataagaatatttcacCAAGATATtgtcttattaaaatctatatattattgtaggaATCAGTGGCTGGTTTATTTCTATTGTATGGAGTGCTGACTCTCCAGCCGTATACTAACTTTGCATGGCTTCGTCTCACTCCAGATGATATACCGGCCATTAAAAGAATAGAGTTAGTTGCAAGACAGGACAGGAGACTGGATCTGCTGTATATTCTTGGGGAGATACTTATTAAGTACACTCAATATCATGCCGTTGAGAGGGAGAGGGGTATGGAATCTGTGTTGAGGAAATATCTGGATGGTTAGTTGTCACTATGGTTGAATATTTATGCATGGAACTACATTGATACGAAGGCAGGATCAGAGAACAGAATATCCACCAATATTaactatagtatatatttttttattttgacatattttgtTGTGGAAATAATGCATCGGCCGTTAAtacaaagacatttttttttatgtaattaaatttatataaacgctgataatatttattgaaatggtACAGGTTACACTAGTATAGACAAACTGGGTGTCCGACCTAAAGGTGTGTTCTACCGACAAAACGAAGAGCTGGATATTATAAGAGATTTGGGAACCGTCTCAAGACAGTACACAAAAGCTAAGGACATGCTCAGAGGTAAttcacaattaattaatttgtaatcatccataaacaataatgttacattttgttcatttttatatatgtgcttaataattaactataacattataatacattaattgaacaattaatttaatataattaaatgtaatcacttaattaaaatccCAACTATTAAATGCTAAGATTAgagttaataacttaaaatcttttgacaatcacttatatatatatatatatatatatgtgtatgtgtgggtgtgtgtTGTATACACAAATTTCAGTACCAATATAATGATGTATTGTAGTTGCTGGTCGGCCGGATCCCAGCCTGCAGTACATCAATGAAAACTTGCCATTTGAGTTGAATGTTACCCTGAAGAAGATTATCAATGGAGCTATAGACGATGATTGTGGTATtgcagaaatatataaatatattataaatagagtattgattatatacagtatacacagattatacatattactCTTTTGCATTAAGAACTATTGCAATTTCAAATTCTATTCTTGACagttaaaatcttaaatgaaGTTAcacataataaagaaaatcagTATAACAATTGAATTATAACAGAAAAGACTTGTAAaggaacaaaataatttgtttatatcatGTTTTTTAAACAGACGATTCACCCGACGAGCATTATAACATGGTGCAAGCTATTAAGACCAGGGCGGTGACGAATACTGTCGACAACATGAGACATCTCATAGCAGT harbors:
- the LOC116775110 gene encoding uncharacterized protein LOC116775110 — translated: MSRYNHHIYKVYIADGFATDCDELIHRCLQLSKLDYQEFCKIWKDLDFSMIFHGRNSGAEIAELSEELVYISKQYLLKNTENFEESVAGLFLLYGVLTLQPYTNFAWLRLTPDDIPAIKRIELVARQDRRLDLLYILGEILIKYTQYHAVERERGMESVLRKYLDGYTSIDKLGVRPKGVFYRQNEELDIIRDLGTVSRQYTKAKDMLRVAGRPDPSLQYINENLPFELNVTLKKIINGAIDDDCDDSPDEHYNMVQAIKTRAVTNTVDNMRHLIAVEDRISTQENSSPRTSKQGKSDLKTPTGRVKSGSPTKRMTSSPGKRKLDVKSVRKKKICVENTKSDAGSADIDVEDFHKAAAKVIAEGAEGGITHTKETDIHIDPTAVVLGKDVAKNLEIEFIDVGNLSVDGNGDNESGRDTDTTSDTNRTAIKTKIKKPEKRELKRLHLKSKFKRLGMLPVANFNDKNGDLDNNTDQMGN